The segment GACATAGGGCGGTCCCCAGGCACGTGTGTCGTCGCCCAAACCGGGGCGCTCGACTTTGATTACTTCGGCGCCGTAGTCACCCAGCAATTGCGTACAGGTCGGCCCGGCCAGAATGCGCGACAGATCCATAATGCGGACCCCGGCCAAAGGTCCGTTTGAGCCAGCCGCGCAAGGGGGGTGAGGGTGTGACACGCGGCCTCCGGTTCTTGCGCAGCTTTGGCGCACAGTCACCGAAACCCGATCATGGCGCAAGGTCTATGACCTCAGGCCACTGGGTTTCAGGATCAGTGGGCGCTGGGACTGGCCGCCCCCAGTTCACATTCCGAGGTATTCAACCAGAGCGCCTGCCGCACGGGCCGGATCGTTTGGCGGGCGCACAATCAGCGCATTCGCCTGCGCAAGTACGCTAAGCAAGGCACTGTCCTGCCGGTCAAAAGCGCGCAACTTCCCATCTTCGATCCGGGCGCGCATGTAATGCTCGCGTGGTCCGTTGGTTGGCAGTGGTTCGGCCAGAAATGCGCTGCGGCGCGGCGCAAAAGTCTGTTCTAACCCCAGCATCGCGCGGACCACGGGGGCAACGAACACATGACCACAGACCATGGCGGACACCGGATTCCCCGGCAACCCGATCAGCATCGATTGCCCCAACCGCCCCGCCATCAGCGGTTTGCCTGGACGCATCGCCACCTTGTAAAAGGCCCGCTGCATTCCAAGGCTTGCCGTCACCGGAGCAACCAGATCATGATCCCCAACTGAAGCACCGCCAATGGTGATGATCAAGTCAGCACCGCGCGCCAATTCCAACACCGTGCGCAGTGCCTCTGGGGTGTCGCGGGCGATGGGCAGTAACCTTGGTTCCGCCCCCAGCGCGATAAGATGTGCGAACAGACCAAAGCTGTTCGACGCAACGATCTGATCCGGTCCGGGGGGCTCTCCGGGCATCACAAGCTCGTCTCCGGTGGCGATCAGCGCCACCACGGGACGCCGCGTGACCTGGACGTGGGCAATGTTCATCGACGCGAGCAAGGCGATGTCGTTTGGCGCCAGCTGACGAGGCGCAGAAAGCCGTGCGCCAACAGTAAAATCGTTTCCTGCCGGACGGATATGGGTCGAAGTATCTAGGTTGCCACCCAGTACGATGCGGTCTTCACTGCGGGTCACGTCCTCTTGGATGATCACGCGCGTGGCCCCTTGTGGCAGGGGGGCACCGGTGAAAATGCGCACGGCCTGACCGGGACCGACCGAACCATCAAATCCATGGCCTGCGGCTGACGCGCCAATTACCGTCAGCGTCGCGCCTGGGGTGGCGTCTGTCACCGCATAGCCATCCATGGCGGATGCGGCAAAGGGCGGCTGATCACGCAGCGCCACCGCGTCATTCGCCAAAACCCG is part of the Puniceibacterium sp. IMCC21224 genome and harbors:
- the glp gene encoding gephyrin-like molybdotransferase Glp codes for the protein MIAVAEALDQLFALVPPMQTETVALCDALGRVLANDAVALRDQPPFAASAMDGYAVTDATPGATLTVIGASAAGHGFDGSVGPGQAVRIFTGAPLPQGATRVIIQEDVTRSEDRIVLGGNLDTSTHIRPAGNDFTVGARLSAPRQLAPNDIALLASMNIAHVQVTRRPVVALIATGDELVMPGEPPGPDQIVASNSFGLFAHLIALGAEPRLLPIARDTPEALRTVLELARGADLIITIGGASVGDHDLVAPVTASLGMQRAFYKVAMRPGKPLMAGRLGQSMLIGLPGNPVSAMVCGHVFVAPVVRAMLGLEQTFAPRRSAFLAEPLPTNGPREHYMRARIEDGKLRAFDRQDSALLSVLAQANALIVRPPNDPARAAGALVEYLGM